A segment of the Macrobrachium nipponense isolate FS-2020 chromosome 4, ASM1510439v2, whole genome shotgun sequence genome:
ACTTCTGGTCTatacaaatgtgttttaaaagtagcAAAGTTCCCAGTGAGAAATTGGCTGGAATTTCTTCTGTTTAAGTGTTTTATCATAAACACGACTTGACCAATTTCATCATCATGATGCCTCATTAACGTGGGTCTAATTCTAGATGACGTCATTCAGTTTGTCATTGGTTGCTGTAAATGAAGTCAGTCGATAGGTAGCCTAATGATTTTTACATGATAAAAGTAATGTGGGAACATTCCTTAAAAGCAGTACACACCACGTAATCAGGTCATGGGTTAAACAGGGAAGTTTGCCAAAAACCACAGCCCAGGATGCGTGTGACCCTTAGCTAAGCACAAACAGAAACACACAACAACAACCTAATTCAATGGGAAACCTACTTTGGCTCTCATGGGATGATGTGTCTTAGCCTAGATATGAAGTGTTCCTTCGTCCACATGTATCTTTTGCTAGGTTTGCTCGCCTGTGGATTTGTAAACCAATCTGTAACAATCCCTTCCTCTTCTCCTATCGTCTCGTATAGACATTCAAGTCTTTTCTGCaaagctatctcaagatgtaacactgaaaatataagtatttttgttaccTCTGTGTTTCCACGACATAACCTCCATTCAACATGAATATAGAATGAATTCAGAAAATATCTTCCTAggtggatcgagagagagagagagagagagagagagaggactctgtGAACCTTTCTCCTAACACAACGCTATCCGCTTAACCGATCAAAAGTACCCACGTAGGCCTGGTTGTATTCAGGTGCTATCACAAATATTTCATTGGTCTCTGTAGATGATGGCAGTCGGTTTTTCATTGGCCCCTGTAGATGATGGCAGTCGATTTTTCATTGGTCTCTGTAGATGATGGCAGTCGGTTTTTCATTGGCTCCTGTAGATGATGGCAGTCGGTTTTTCATTGGTCTCTGTAGATGATGGCAGTCGGTTTTTCATTTGTCTTTGTAGGTGACGTCATTCAGCGTGTCATTGGTTTCTGCAAATGAAGTCAGTCAATATTTCATTGGTCTCTGTAGGTGACGTCATTCAGTTTGTCattgttttctgtaaatgaagtaAGTCACTTTTTCATTGTTCTCTGTAGCTGCCCTCAGTTAATTTTTTCAGTGGAGAAATTTTGAGTGACAATcacaaaactttcttttttattatcttcaaTTCATCTGCATCTGTAAAGAACAGTTATTCAATCATCACAGCTTCGTGGAAACTGAAGGACTGACGAACTACAGTGTTCTGTCCTTCAGACAAAAATACAAGTATCACAATATCAACGTAATCTGTAGTCTTGTCCATCTTTTCAATGTGGGCACTAGAGTACCTTTTtttctaggggggggggggggggggtgggggcattTTCTGTTCTTCATGATTTTCCCTTTCGTTCACAGCGATAATTTACCCGAATTCACGATtcgaaaaggaatgaaagtctaTAAGAAAAATCGTAATTAAAGAAGTTATTTCTGAACGAAATAGTTTCAGTGCATTTACTCATTTTCACAATTTTAATCAAGATTCTAAAAGAAAAGATACCTTTGCAGCTGACGAATAATTCATGGAACGAAAGCCATTGGTTTGAGGACAAACTTCCTCTCAAAAAGAATCATGGCCGCTGATCTTCATCATAAGGGAAAGATGCGTCACATGTTGCACTTCAAACTCACTTAAATCTATGGTCTATTAAATGCGAATAAGTGTCTTTGGATACAGAAATAGATTGACTTGCAAGTAACAAAGTTAAGTAGCATCAAAGTGCATTTCACAGCCTCTAATCTCAGCTTAAAGTTCCATGttgagtttccagccttgtgtcTTTCGTGTTATGTCTCGGTAGTAACAGTGGGTATTTATCAGTCATTCACATCACTCTGCTCTCAATACGCTTATCTTTTCTGGCCCTCTTTCGTGTGTAGTGCACGAATTCATAGTTCCACTTTTGGCACTTCTTGAGTTAGAAAAACAAGGAACTTGATCCACAGGGCAGGAAGTGCCAAGCGACACAGAACAGGCTCAGGCTCTTGCCAATTTTGACCATTTTCCGAGCGCCACCACCAACTCCCCCTCACCAGATGAGGTCGTATATAGCGTTCCTCCTGCGCATATCCGCCCTCGTGGGAACTGGGGGCAGGGGCGCCTCGTTTCCCATAGGGACCTGGTGGTGATGGCTGAGCCACTCAGACGTCCTGTCGGAGGGGGAGCCATGGGCCATATCCGGATGAGGGGATGTTCCCGGTTCAGGATGCTGCTGGTTGCTGCTTTCGACGTCCTGGCTGTTCAGGTCGATGCTGTGCATATCGGCTCCGTCGCTCTTGAAGCTCGTCGTCGAGACCGCACTGAAAGCAAATTTACAAATGAGTGACACCATCTGGCAGCAGTTTTGGTCAAACTGATAAGACTGCCAACTCGCAGCCTGTGGTTCGGTAATCACCAGTTAATGTACAATATATGcgctgtgtttagtaccagccccttagGAATGAATGGAAGAACATAAACAAGAGGTAATAGAtaccataaacaaaataaaaacaaaaataaaacattaaaagtaaaaaccAAGTAAAGGTAGTATTTCTACCTGGTTCGGTAATAACCAGTTCATGAGCAATATAAGCGTTGTGTTTaataccagtctcttgggaatgaatggaagaacataaacaaaagacagtaaatatcataaacaaaatataaacacatgaaaataaaataaacaaaggcaGTTTTCTGTCGGTGACTGACGGGAACCAGTACTCTTTAGTTTTACCGTAGTTTTTCGTCTTTCTGATGTATAATAAAGCTTTTAGGTGAAACCacgctaaaaataaataaacataagtaCTGTAAATAAACATAACTACTGACAGATCCTTTAACAACGAGTATAAGTCGTTTCATTTTGGATCTGTTTCAACTGGCGGCGTTAGTCTAGGTTAAGAATGTAAGGTCAATCATTCATAAAGCCTTTCGATGACAAGAGATAACGAAAACAGCCGTAAATTGTGAAGATTACAGAGTTGCCAATATCTTTATTTGTCAagcttccgaaaaaaaaaaatctactttttgCTTCATCATGGCACCTCAATAAACGGTAAATAAGTCATGGCTGTCTTTTAAGGCTCACAAGCTTGTGCAAATCAAGGATCtatatcagtggttcttaacctggggttcCTTGGGTTCTTAATCTGTGGTTCTTAACCTAGGGTTCTAACCTGGGGTTCTTAAACTGGGGTTCTTAACCTGTGGTTCTTAACTTGGGGGCGTCAGCCAATTCCAGGGGAAGAcacgagccctagggaaaaattaaatatttatcgaattatatttgttattctcttaacaaaattgaggaactaatattcagaagtttatgaaaaaaaaggcaaaagtatcgccttatattTTAGTTTCCTACAGCCTACTACTCTAGCTAGATTCGTTGGACTTTCcatgtttattaattattttcctccttccctatccctcgaaaccacATCTCTTtctcgttccccccccccccccccctttaaattAGGAGAGAATTTTACTCATATTCAAGGAGGGCGCCTGGAGGGAAGggccaactcttagaggggggcgTGGTAATCAACAGTTTAGGCGCCACTGATCTATatcgccaagagagagagaaaggaaaaatgccCTACCTTTTGCAGTCTTGGCTGCTTCCCACTACGCTGTAGACGTCTGCGCCTTCTTCGTCAATGACGCTGCGCATGTCCACAGAGAGGTCCTCATCTATCGTCCTGGTCGAGAGTGACCTCGACCTCCGTCTGGAGACTGATCAATCAACGCTTTTTAAGTTTTCGGATTCATAAAAGCAGTTACTTACAGTTACCTATTCCTTAAAAAACTAGATTATCAAACATCCAGGCAGAACGTGCGTTCCAAATTGGTGTACTTTGCGTTACTTAACAGCTACTTATTCCATGAAAACCCAAGAATATCAGAAGTTCTGGCAGAATGTTGTTTTGGTTTCAGATGGTAAACTTTGAGATACGTGGGATTACCACATAGGCCTAAAGCTAGCCAAAGATTTTATAACCTGCATTGTGAGTGAAAAAACTTAGTCTAGAAATATCATGTATTATGTAGACGATACTGCGTCCCTACAAAGGTTATCACGAAAGGAAGTCGGCAGCACACCCTTTATTAAATAACTATAGAAAAGCAATTATATAAAGcctttaaaatacttttatacaTGATaggtttatcaaaaaaaaaataataatttctcttatTATTCTCTTAAGGATTTTCTGTTTCATTGAATTTGTTCTTGATATTTTTAACTCTGTGACAAGGAAATGAGTGTCAGAATTCATTGCTGGAAAAACTAAGAGTAACAAAATTAGTACGAGAATTTAAATAAGCTGTTTAGTACAAGGAGCGTCGAAGAAAGGAAATATTTGCTGTAGAACATCTACTACATACAATAGGTGACATCCACAAAGAGTTGAAGCATCTTATGAAAAGAATGGATAAATACACGAGTCTAAATCCAGCCAGGAGATGAGGTGAAAAGGGGTGACTTGAACCAAGTGCGTTTGTGTACATCTACACCTCATCAGGATACAAACACTTGTGTGtgtttctacacctcatcagggtacatgcacttttatgtatatttctacACCCCATCAGGATACAAGAAATTTTGTGTTTCTACACCGCATCAGGGTACAagcaattttatgtatatttctacacctcatcaggatACAAGCAATTTTGTGagtttctacacctcatcagggtacaaacacttttatgtatatttctatacCTCATCAGGATATAagcaattttatgtatatttctacacctcatcaggatataagcaattttatgtatatttctacacctcatcagaaTACAAGCAATTTTGtgtttctacacctcatcagtgTTCAAGCACTTTTgagtatttctacacctcatcagttGTCACATTTTTGTGTATTTCTACGCCTCATCAGGGTTGATACCCTGATGAAGTGTAGAGATACACTAAAGCACTTAGCTCAGGCCATATCCCCTCACCCTCCTGGCTGGACGCAGATATAGCTATCACGCGCCTTCAGTGATCTGATAGAATACGAGAGTACAGttgccccccgtattcgcgttctccgtattcgcggactcataCATTCGCTGATTTCTTCCgagaacatttccccgcattattcccGGAAAGTTCGCCcatttgcggtatttttttaCGAGAAATATCCAgacattcctgttttttttatcaaattcatcataaaatgcactttttgtgataaatctattataaaaccaagtataaaaatgtttagtgggtttgtcttgagttttaactagcaaaataggctgttttcagcgtttttatgggggttccaactattcacgggggtctggtatgcatcccccgcaaatacagggGACCAGCGTATTATCATCATTACCTGCCGTTTTGAAAGTCTGGAAGGATATCGCGCTCTTGAAGCTTAGCCCGGAGCGGGCGCTCTTGAAGCTCATTCTAACAGCGTGCCCTCTTGGGGCAGGGGTGTCCCTGGGGGATCCGGCTCCATTGGACACATATGGTGGTCGGAAGTCTGAAATAATAGGAATGCAttgcctttatgtatatatatgataacagaaACTCATTGAAGCAATGTAGCCccagaaagcttgtaacttttcctgaatgAATATCTAGGCTAGATGCCATGCAGTTTTAAATGAGGTCCTGCTATTTATCGTACTAATGCACAGATCAATTGTGTAAGTGGCCAAGTTCagcatatatactatagtatatactgtgtgtattttctttcttgtccaTAAGCCTCTTCCAGTTTCTGTATAGTACGTATATCAGTACACATAAATACTATGTATTAAACATTCTTAAACTCACTCCATTCGAAACTGCTTTTCCAATTGCTttcaaaacattcaaaatactttctttttcctttttttttttggtttctgataaactctctctctctctctctctctctctctctctctctctctctctctctctctctctctctcacctgggcGCTCATCCCAAGGCTGCGACTTTGCCGTCACACAACACATGTAAAAAAGGGACGATAGTACAATCCATATTCCAGGGAACAGCCATATAGTCCACCAGAGGTCCTGAAAGAAAGATAATGATTAAGAAATGTTTTCTGGACGtttgtcctcttcttcttcttcttcttcttagcttaGTCCTTTCTATCTCAAGTTCTCCCTAATGCCTCATTCCATAGTGGTAGGTTCTGGCATACTATTACGTTTTTTCACAGTCCTGTCGCCAACCCTCCCTAtctatccgggcttgggaccggcgcTGATTTAATAATCAGTAATCTCCCCTGAATATATTCAATGATCAGTATTCTCCCCTAAGTAAATTTATTAATCGATATTTTCGCTTAAATACATTGATAATCAGTATCCTCCCCCGAATATATTCCATGATCAGCATTCTCCCTTAAGTAAATCTATTAATCGATATTTTCCCTTAAATACATTGAATAATCAGTATTCTCCCCTGAATATATTCAATGATCAGTATTCTCCCCTAAGTAAATTTATTATACATTGAATAATCAGTATCCTCCCCCGAATATATTCCATGATCAGCATTCTCCCTTAAGTAAATCTATTAATCGATATTTTCCCTTAAATACATTGAATAACCAGTATTCTCCCCTTAATATATTCAATGATCAGTATTCTCCCCTAAGTAAATTTATTAATCGATATTTTCGCTTAAATACATTGATAATCAGTATTCTCCCCTGAATATATTGAATGGTCAGCATTCTCCCCTTAATATATTCAACTAAGAGTCTTTTCCCTTAATGGTACTTTGTGTTCTGTGGGgagaaataatgaacaaaaactTACCGTAAACGCTGCGACCCATATTGGAGGGAAGATAGACATTAACGCCCCAATAATGTTTACGTAGCTTAGTAGACGTGGCATCGTCCAGGGACCCAGATCTTCCAGATTCAGTCTACAGGATATCCTGGTAAGCCCCATTCCGGTTGCCAGCAGACCGACTGCGATTCCAACCAAAGTCCCGAAATCTGTGAGACCCTCTGTGGCCATGACTGCAATGGCCACCAGCATCAAGTTGCTCCCTGCAGATCGCGGGGTACCGAATCAGGAAATAAAACTTAATGGCGATGGAAGTCTTATAGcctgcagaggagagagagagagagagagagagagagagagagagagagagagagagagagagagaaagtcttcgAGATCCTCGCCACTTTCAACAACACTGGACTCATTGATCATGCGTCGTAAAATTGCCGAAATCAAGATGTTTGATAAAATCTGGATGGATCTTCTTTGGGGATATGAAATTGTCTTAGAAAAGATTAAATGTCTCCTTTCTATCGTATCTTGGTGGTCGTTAATGTCTAGAAACACTTACCAGATATCGAAGAAAAGTGTGCAAACAAGTAGAGAAAGGACACACTCACTTTTCCCTGTGAAGTTTAAATGCAGATTTTCAAAAGGAAACTCATCACTTAGGAATGAGAATTATTAAGAGCTATAATCACATCAACATTTAATTATACAAGTCGTGTCTACAGTGCTCAACCTTTTTGAATGATTAATCGGCtatttttttctgtagaatcCAGAAGGGAGTTGTTAAtaaattttgctatttacatagtattttccTGCATTGGTTTCTCATTTGTTAAAGTAATTTCACATGAATAAGGACAATTTTGACTCCAGTTTTCCAGGAATAATTTGtcaaataaatattctctctctctcctggggtcAGTCActtaatgcttctctctctctctctctctctctctctctctctctctctctctctctctctactgactaTATTAATTAGTAATTGAATAATAGTTTATTTGGCTGTAAGATGCTACACAAAGTTTCAGTGAATTTACTCAAAGACTTTAATTAAAGAGCTTACCAACAGCAACAGAAATCCGTCTTCTGTTGAGGATCGTCAGTGGTCCTCCCTTTCCACTGAATACTGTAGATATCACAGCTCCCACCCTCACCACAGTTGACACGACCAAAATCACGAGCACTAACACCAGTCCAGACTAGAAGACGAAGAGGTTTAAGAGACTTTTAACTACTATTTCTGTTTGCCGAAAAAGAATATAACTTAGGCTACCTTACACTATCTTCATTTGTCAAAATTAATTGTAATTCAAGCTATTTTACACTTTTTTGTGTTTGTCAAAAGTATTTGTAATTCAAGCTACTCTGCACTTTTCTGTTAGTCAAAAGTAACTGTAAAGCAGCTACTTTTACATTTTCTGTATTTGTGAAAAGTAATTGTAATTCAGGCTACTTTACACTTTTCTGTGTTTGTCAAAAGTAATTGTAAATCATGCTACTTTACAGTTTCTGTGGTTGTCAAAAGTAATTGTAATTCAGGCTACTTTTACACTTTTCTGTATTCGTCAAAAGTAATTGTAATGTAGGCTACTTTACAGTTTCTgtgtttgtcaaaaataaatgtaatgcaGGCTACTTTTACACTTTCTGTACTTGTCAAAAGTAATTGTAATTCAGGCTACTTTTAAACTTTTCTGTGTTCGTCAAAAGTAATTGTAATTCAGGTTACTTTGCACTTTCTATGTTCGTCAAAAGTAATTGTAAATTATGTTACTTTACAGTTTCTGTGTTTGTCAAAAGTATTTGTAATTCAAGATAATTTATACATTCAGTACTTGTCAAAAGTAATTGTAATTCAGGCTACTTTTACACTTTTCTGTGTTCGTCAAAAGTCATATTAATTCAGGCTACTTTACAAGAAACTGGAGGTAACTTAGATTTCTGTAGTTGTCAAGCGTAACTGTAATTCAGGCTACTTTTCTTAAAGCTAGAGTTCTGATATCACAATCCCTTTTCGTTTAAGTTTGCACAGACACATAaatcattttcttgattttccttcCGTTAATGATAATTAACTCCAGCTGCATCAGGTAAATAAGTTCAATGGCTTCTGAAAAACGCAGAAATCGAAGTTatttaagagaagaagaagaagaagaagaagaagaagaagaagaagaagaagaaatactaATCCCAATAAAGCGTTATCAGGTATAGAACTCACGGTCGATGGCTTGTCCAGAGCTGTATACGTGAGGCAGAATGGAAGACCAATTAACGCTGTCTGGAGGGTGAAGATGTTGGCAATGTAGACCAAAATGCAAACTCGCGTTCCAGGGCTGCTATAAACTTGGAATGTCCCGATTCTCTGCGCAGAGAATGAATTCCAGAATATTTCAGATCATTTCAGGCCTTCGTTGTATGCTCAAGGTTACAGGGAAAAGGGCAGGGAATATCTGATGAAATTTGTTGATCACAGAATGAATCTTTTTGTCAATTTGTTAGTTTACTTCAGATCATTTCAGGTCTTCGTTGTATCCTCAAGGTTACAGAAAAAGGGCAGGAAATGTCTGGTGAATTTTGTTGATCGCAGAATTAATCTGTTTCatcaatttgttaatttaccatttttccaATAAGCGTGATCTCTTGTTCtttgtatttcccttgacctcaTCTTACTTATTCCTAATGAATTTAACTGTGTTAGTTTCGCTTGGTCTcaatgctttttttattattattatttttagtgggTTGTAGGCTACTACAAGAATGAAGGAATTTTGAAAATTCCAGAGAGCATTTTAAACTATCATAGGAATTACTGACCAGGACGAACGTTCTCTACACACAAATCAATCATTCAGCATTTTCAAAGCTTTTCCGTAGATATTTATTCGTTTTCATCATAACGTACCTTTGTTTATCAATCACGGGATCGAAGATAGTATATTGTAGCAGACCTTACGAGTGTCAATGTGAAAATCAAATTGAAAAAtgcttatttattactattagtattatcattcagatcattaaccctattcatatggaacaaacccaccaaaggggccactgacttgaaattcaagcttccgaagaatgtgGCGCTgatttgaaagaagtaaaaaaaatgaaagaaagctaatagggaatacagaaagaagagatcaggtattagaaaagagagaaaataaattgataaattgaaaaaataatgcataaaGATTCAAGTCAGTTGCTGAGATACAAGGGGAGTTGCTGATGGGTTTGTATAGCATTGGATCTTCGACATTCTAAGTCCAGAGATGTGAGGGTTCTTAAAGCATAGATACTAACCTACTcctacttttaaaaatatacacacacacacacacacacacatatatatatatatatatatatatatatatatatatacatctatacatatatattaatatgcttacggcaaaatgtggataattgccaaatgtgtacattttgcaattaattttgcctattgtgtacaatttgcagcgcttggtgcctgcaaattgtacacaataggcaaaattatttgcaaaatgtacacatttggcaattatccacatttttgcgtaacatacatataatatatatatatactattgtatatatatatatatatatatatatatatatatatatatatataaattatatacatatatgtatattatataaagttaatgaCCTCTCGACGCACTTTAATACGCTTTCGAAAAGAATATAACGTCGCTTTGAAAATGACGTCTCCCGTCATAATCATTTGAGCGTATTGATGGAGTGCGCATGGCCTGTTATTCATCAGGTGTCATTTGCCAGAAAAATTGGGAATGAATTCCACTTACTGCGGATGACTACCCATCATTATTAATGACTCGGTAATCTGCTGCATTAAaatgattggctcttgataattATATCAACTTTAATTGGTCGCCGTTATCGATTCGTCCAGACctggaattatattattaataatagccAAGCCTTGCAATTGAACGTTATCATGTGGCAATATTTGTTTCGTGGGATGGGCAGTTGTGATGGTTTTATAAGTATgtggtaaatatataatatatatatatatatatatatatatatatatatatatatatatatatatatatatatatatatatacatatatatcagatatatatatgtgtgtgtatatatattttatttctatatatatatatatatatatatatatatatatatatatatatatatatatatatagactggttgAATACTAACCGGGTTTTTCTCTGAACATTTTCAGTCCAAAACGTtggcaaaataaattttaaaaaaacaattttgccCTGATGGTAAGTATAAACACGTAGAACCGCATTCTTCATATGTTTGAAAACTGTTAGGGATTATTATTGCACATTTTGAAATCCCAAGACGTTTCCAgcataaaaacaagaataattatTGACGTATTGGAACGAAGAGGAATTTAATGTCTTGTTTACATGACACTTCCTACGGCATTCGTAAACCCTACATTGGTTGGCTTCATATTTTCACTCGTTGATGATTTTTGAGTCAAatctttgtaattaaagtttactGGACTTTGTAGGTCACCTTTATAGACAGAAACATTCATTTAGATTTAGATCCCTTCAGGAGAACT
Coding sequences within it:
- the LOC135211046 gene encoding uncharacterized protein LOC135211046 isoform X2, producing MTQCGIRDSLLTALPRIAAGNSTDWERTTTTESVSYPMTSSTEASTTTREALYVTNSSNGGLLSRGYQRENPKFKTGDILNRTDEKRSRDSRNRSESINTRGLGPGLEFRGETRLDFLNPRSLFRAKVGGRDGRLAQRANPREKVREGRSISRRGKYNTRLFRKSLDVWERGDVFRRLLDIRTGDRKEGEDEGEDKRGFMADDESRAPLPVGLRHSFTGGWCILYEGLVLSSVYWGWLITAIMADWVINALGAKTVLTFSISVGGLIGLLTHAMSLGGPWVMVGFRIVFGGAQGFCYPAVMRLLQGIPESSRNTAGAIVFLGPPIGSCVGAGLGSLGQWYVSTYLLGSLTVPLVPLCMMVPGNTDQAGKRIGTFQVYSSPGTRVCILVYIANIFTLQTALIGLPFCLTYTALDKPSTSGLVLVLVILVVSTVVRVGAVISTVFSGKGGPLTILNRRRISVAVGSNLMLVAIAVMATEGLTDFGTLVGIAVGLLATGMGLTRISCRLNLEDLGPWTMPRLLSYVNIIGALMSIFPPIWVAAFTDLWWTIWLFPGIWIVLSSLFYMCCVTAKSQPWDERPDFRPPYVSNGAGSPRDTPAPRGHAVRMSFKSARSGLSFKSAISFQTFKTAVSRRRSRSLSTRTIDEDLSVDMRSVIDEEGADVYSVVGSSQDCKSAVSTTSFKSDGADMHSIDLNSQDVESSNQQHPEPGTSPHPDMAHGSPSDRTSEWLSHHHQVPMGNEAPLPPVPTRADMRRRNAIYDLIW
- the LOC135211046 gene encoding uncharacterized protein LOC135211046 isoform X1, which encodes MKTFQDESGWLRVALCCAVLMTQCGIRDSLLTALPRIAAGNSTDWERTTTTESVSYPMTSSTEASTTTREALYVTNSSNGGLLSRGYQRENPKFKTGDILNRTDEKRSRDSRNRSESINTRGLGPGLEFRGETRLDFLNPRSLFRAKVGGRDGRLAQRANPREKVREGRSISRRGKYNTRLFRKSLDVWERGDVFRRLLDIRTGDRKEGEDEGEDKRGFMADDESRAPLPVGLRHSFTGGWCILYEGLVLSSVYWGWLITAIMADWVINALGAKTVLTFSISVGGLIGLLTHAMSLGGPWVMVGFRIVFGGAQGFCYPAVMRLLQGIPESSRNTAGAIVFLGPPIGSCVGAGLGSLGQWYVSTYLLGSLTVPLVPLCMMVPGNTDQAGKRIGTFQVYSSPGTRVCILVYIANIFTLQTALIGLPFCLTYTALDKPSTSGLVLVLVILVVSTVVRVGAVISTVFSGKGGPLTILNRRRISVAVGSNLMLVAIAVMATEGLTDFGTLVGIAVGLLATGMGLTRISCRLNLEDLGPWTMPRLLSYVNIIGALMSIFPPIWVAAFTDLWWTIWLFPGIWIVLSSLFYMCCVTAKSQPWDERPDFRPPYVSNGAGSPRDTPAPRGHAVRMSFKSARSGLSFKSAISFQTFKTAVSRRRSRSLSTRTIDEDLSVDMRSVIDEEGADVYSVVGSSQDCKSAVSTTSFKSDGADMHSIDLNSQDVESSNQQHPEPGTSPHPDMAHGSPSDRTSEWLSHHHQVPMGNEAPLPPVPTRADMRRRNAIYDLIW